The Peptococcaceae bacterium 1198_IL3148 genome window below encodes:
- the era gene encoding GTPase Era: MSYKSGFVALVGRTNVGKSTLMNQLIGTKIAIMSDKAQTTRHKIHSVLTKDNAQVVFLDTPGIHKPKHKLGEHLVDIALGTLKEVDIVLFLTEANCRPGSGDEYILKQMQGLKTPVFLVLNKIDLIKKEELFKVIEQYKNLYPFAEIVPVSALNGENTDRLVEVLINNLPEGPQYYPAGVVTDRPETFIMSELIREKVLHLTSEEIPHSVTVVIDNIEQRPNDVVAVQAVIYTERESQKGILIGKGGRMLKEIGKQAREEIEKLLGSKVYLELWVRVKKDWRNRLDQLKNFGYNE; the protein is encoded by the coding sequence TTGAGCTACAAATCAGGTTTTGTCGCGCTGGTGGGGCGCACTAACGTGGGCAAATCAACATTGATGAATCAACTTATCGGTACTAAAATTGCCATTATGTCTGACAAAGCCCAAACTACCCGGCACAAAATACATTCGGTACTAACCAAAGATAATGCCCAGGTGGTATTTCTTGATACCCCTGGCATTCATAAACCTAAGCATAAGCTAGGTGAACACTTAGTTGACATTGCTTTGGGTACACTGAAGGAAGTTGACATAGTGTTATTTTTGACCGAAGCCAATTGTCGCCCCGGCAGCGGTGACGAATATATATTAAAGCAGATGCAGGGCCTGAAAACTCCTGTCTTTTTAGTGCTGAACAAAATTGATTTGATTAAAAAAGAAGAATTATTTAAAGTGATAGAACAGTATAAAAATCTCTATCCCTTTGCTGAAATTGTTCCGGTATCAGCATTGAACGGGGAAAACACTGACCGTTTGGTGGAAGTGTTAATTAACAATTTGCCTGAAGGGCCACAGTACTATCCGGCGGGCGTAGTTACCGACCGTCCTGAAACCTTTATCATGTCGGAACTAATTCGGGAAAAGGTGCTGCACCTAACCAGTGAAGAAATCCCCCATTCGGTAACGGTGGTGATAGATAACATTGAGCAACGTCCCAACGACGTGGTGGCAGTACAGGCAGTGATCTATACCGAACGGGAATCCCAAAAGGGCATTTTAATTGGCAAGGGTGGCAGGATGCTAAAGGAAATTGGTAAACAAGCCCGGGAAGAAATAGAAAAATTGTTGGGCTCCAAAGTTTACCTAGAGCTATGGGTCAGAGTGAAAAAAGACTGGCGCAATCGTCTTGATCAACTTAAAAATTTCGGTTACAATGAATAA
- a CDS encoding cytidine deaminase — MTTVADKYISVQQGMMFPVEKLIAEAKAAMETAYVPYSNFPVGAALITDDGKIYQGCNIENASYGLTCCAERVAIFKAVADGNKNIKALAVIANTDQPCSPCGACRQVMTEFNPDMEVYMVSKHGDVERTHASQLLPGFFDKKAMEE; from the coding sequence ATGACCACGGTAGCAGACAAATATATCAGCGTCCAACAAGGGATGATGTTTCCGGTAGAAAAGCTAATTGCTGAAGCTAAAGCAGCTATGGAAACGGCCTATGTACCCTACTCCAATTTTCCGGTGGGAGCAGCGCTGATCACTGACGACGGTAAAATATATCAGGGCTGTAACATTGAAAACGCCTCCTATGGGCTAACTTGTTGTGCAGAAAGGGTAGCCATATTTAAGGCGGTGGCCGACGGCAACAAAAATATTAAGGCGCTAGCGGTGATCGCCAACACCGACCAGCCCTGCAGCCCCTGTGGTGCCTGCAGGCAGGTAATGACTGAGTTCAATCCCGATATGGAAGTCTACATGGTGTCTAAGCACGGTGATGTGGAAAGAACCCACGCCAGCCAACTGTTGCCAGGGTTCTTTGATAAAAAAGCAATGGAAGAATAA
- the yqfD gene encoding sporulation protein YqfD: protein MFLFRLMSYLFGHVSLLVQGESLEKFINMAASRGIYLWDITKVGADKMLVRVRLSGVKPLRHIARGTGNKFKISTREGVPFIVGRMKKRKLLVIGAVAFMAVLYMLSSFIWFIEIEGNQNLSDQQVLKVAHQAGLAKGVLKHNIDPAVVERAIKDQIPIVSWAGVYINGTKARIEIVEKKMPPGLEDNHPTHVVAKKAGLIKEVLILSGQAAVKEGDTVVPGQILISGEILPEVKPEETVPLSPEEMAPTPIDMPQYVHAKGMVRARVWYEGYGETPLVESGQRISGEQIERVSIKIGGKEIILKGPKEVPYQEYQTKGQVKTLPQWRNIAVPVEFNKVQYLELVNYREERTRSEARQLAEQKALAAVKAKLPKEAKILEQRVERVETGQQENLVRVKVFLETLEDIGVDKPFQP from the coding sequence TTGTTTCTGTTTAGATTAATGTCATATTTGTTTGGACATGTTTCCCTGTTGGTTCAAGGGGAATCGTTGGAGAAATTTATTAACATGGCTGCCAGTCGGGGTATCTATCTTTGGGACATTACCAAGGTGGGAGCTGATAAAATGCTGGTACGGGTGCGATTGTCTGGAGTTAAACCGTTAAGGCATATCGCCAGGGGTACCGGTAACAAATTTAAAATTAGCACCAGAGAAGGTGTGCCCTTTATCGTTGGCCGAATGAAAAAAAGAAAATTATTAGTCATCGGGGCGGTTGCCTTTATGGCGGTGCTGTACATGCTATCATCATTTATTTGGTTTATTGAAATAGAAGGCAACCAGAACCTCTCTGACCAACAAGTATTAAAGGTGGCCCATCAAGCGGGGCTAGCCAAAGGGGTGCTTAAACACAACATAGATCCCGCAGTGGTGGAAAGGGCTATTAAAGATCAAATCCCCATTGTTTCTTGGGCTGGTGTCTATATTAATGGGACAAAGGCTCGCATCGAAATTGTGGAAAAGAAGATGCCTCCTGGCTTAGAAGATAATCATCCAACCCATGTGGTGGCCAAAAAAGCGGGACTGATTAAAGAAGTATTAATTCTTTCTGGCCAGGCGGCAGTAAAGGAAGGAGATACCGTGGTACCAGGGCAAATACTAATATCCGGTGAAATACTGCCTGAGGTTAAACCAGAAGAAACAGTGCCACTGTCTCCGGAAGAAATGGCTCCAACCCCCATCGACATGCCCCAATATGTTCATGCCAAGGGAATGGTGCGGGCCAGAGTATGGTATGAAGGCTATGGCGAAACGCCACTGGTGGAAAGTGGACAAAGGATCTCCGGTGAGCAAATAGAGCGGGTTAGTATTAAAATTGGTGGCAAGGAAATAATTCTAAAAGGGCCTAAAGAGGTGCCTTATCAAGAATATCAAACCAAAGGGCAAGTGAAAACATTGCCCCAATGGAGGAATATTGCAGTTCCTGTAGAATTTAATAAAGTACAATATTTGGAATTAGTTAACTACCGGGAAGAACGTACTCGGTCCGAAGCTCGCCAGTTGGCAGAACAAAAAGCCTTAGCAGCGGTGAAAGCAAAACTGCCCAAAGAGGCTAAAATATTAGAACAAAGGGTGGAACGGGTAGAGACCGGCCAGCAGGAAAACCTGGTGCGGGTGAAAGTATTTCTAGAAACACTGGAAGATATTGGTGTAGACAAACCATTTCAGCCTTAA
- a CDS encoding diacylglycerol kinase family protein gives MWSRFSRSLGWAFKGIIWALKTERHMQFHLLATVAAILVAYWLKISVTQWLFIIFAIALVWMAELINTAIEAVVDLCTQDHHPLAKVAKDVAAGAVLIAAVNSLVVAALVLLPKLLSQL, from the coding sequence ATGTGGTCTAGATTTAGCCGCAGCTTGGGCTGGGCATTTAAGGGTATTATTTGGGCGCTTAAAACTGAGCGTCACATGCAGTTTCATCTGTTGGCTACAGTGGCTGCAATTTTAGTGGCCTATTGGTTAAAGATATCTGTAACCCAGTGGTTGTTTATTATTTTCGCCATTGCGTTAGTTTGGATGGCAGAACTAATTAACACCGCCATTGAAGCGGTGGTGGATCTGTGCACCCAAGACCATCACCCCTTAGCCAAAGTTGCCAAGGATGTAGCCGCTGGCGCAGTATTGATAGCAGCGGTCAACTCGTTGGTGGTGGCTGCGTTGGTGCTGTTGCCAAAATTGTTATCCCAATTATGA
- a CDS encoding HDIG domain-containing metalloprotein, with translation MVPLNKVGGTVVQGLKYLVKHRRVRRGSAAVFFLLIFTLMLYLDFFPSKVDLKAGEVAPYDVTAPRSAEYVDTVKTAELKQQAAEAVDDVYTVDLNVILDVKTDIDHLTENIIQIKENPDLTEGEKLENLKPVLPFTLPDNAMKEIILGATDDLNKVAENINKLISDRMQQGITDEQLPQAESEILADIEKLNYNNSYKQYAVALAKEFLRSNRFYNEEQTNLLREQAMDAVEPVTIPIKANQKVVKAGDIVTQQDIQELQALGLLQKKLPWTNLLGSLLLIATLMSAVLFYLRQQNKEIYHNISQLYLLGIVALIVILFAKVLAAIEISRWPEFSDLFGYLAPVAAAGMLTAILLESRLAVLMVAVISLFVGMMNGNNLNFSMAGFLGGVTGVYSVSKLSQRGDLARAGLYTGLATMLVILMIGLIEDTTWQLMLAAATILGLTNGLLSSILTNGALPYLESTFGITSSVKLLELSNPSHPLLRKMLLEVPGTYHHSIMVGNLAEAATEAVGGDSLLVRVGALYHDIGKIKRPYFFIENQMSGDNPHDKIAPNLSTLILTSHVKDGGDMAREHKLPQRVIDIIEQHHGTTLARFFYNKALEGEHAETIKEDDFRYDGPKPQTKEAAIVMLADSVEAAVRAQNNPTSGQIEGLVRKLIKGKLMDEQLDECDLTLKDLDKIGNAFLKVLSGMYHSRIEYPDIKEMERRKSRRANNRK, from the coding sequence ATGGTTCCCTTAAACAAAGTTGGCGGCACGGTGGTGCAGGGATTAAAGTATCTCGTCAAACATCGCCGCGTGCGCCGGGGAAGTGCTGCGGTATTCTTTTTGCTAATCTTCACCTTAATGCTATACCTAGACTTCTTCCCCAGTAAAGTAGATTTAAAGGCAGGGGAAGTAGCCCCTTATGATGTTACCGCTCCGCGCAGTGCTGAGTATGTAGATACCGTTAAAACGGCAGAATTAAAGCAACAGGCAGCGGAAGCGGTGGACGATGTTTATACGGTGGATCTTAATGTAATACTGGATGTAAAGACCGATATTGATCACTTGACTGAAAACATCATCCAAATAAAGGAAAACCCTGATTTAACCGAGGGGGAAAAACTGGAAAATTTAAAACCAGTACTCCCCTTTACTTTACCTGACAATGCAATGAAAGAAATTATCTTGGGAGCCACCGACGACTTAAACAAAGTGGCTGAAAACATCAACAAGCTAATTTCTGATCGCATGCAGCAAGGCATTACCGATGAACAACTGCCACAGGCCGAGTCAGAAATATTGGCCGACATTGAGAAGCTTAATTATAACAATAGCTATAAACAGTATGCAGTGGCATTAGCTAAAGAATTTTTGCGTTCTAATCGCTTTTACAATGAGGAACAGACCAACCTGTTGCGCGAACAGGCGATGGATGCCGTTGAGCCGGTAACCATCCCCATTAAAGCCAACCAAAAGGTGGTTAAAGCCGGAGACATAGTTACCCAACAGGATATTCAAGAGTTACAGGCCCTGGGGTTGTTGCAAAAAAAATTGCCCTGGACAAACCTGTTAGGTTCATTGCTATTAATCGCTACTTTAATGTCAGCGGTATTGTTTTACCTGCGCCAGCAAAACAAAGAAATTTATCACAACATTAGTCAGCTCTATTTGTTAGGGATTGTAGCCTTGATTGTGATACTCTTTGCCAAAGTGCTGGCGGCCATTGAAATATCCCGTTGGCCAGAATTTAGCGATTTGTTTGGTTATCTAGCGCCAGTGGCCGCCGCTGGCATGTTGACCGCCATTTTGTTAGAATCCAGGTTGGCGGTATTGATGGTGGCGGTAATTAGTTTGTTTGTTGGGATGATGAATGGCAACAATTTGAATTTTAGCATGGCTGGTTTTTTAGGTGGAGTTACAGGGGTTTACAGTGTCTCTAAACTCAGCCAGCGGGGGGACTTAGCCCGGGCGGGACTATATACCGGGTTGGCCACTATGCTGGTGATATTGATGATCGGCCTGATTGAAGATACCACTTGGCAGTTAATGTTGGCGGCTGCTACTATCTTGGGATTAACAAACGGTCTGTTGTCTTCAATTTTAACCAATGGAGCACTGCCATATCTGGAATCAACCTTTGGCATCACATCGTCAGTTAAACTGTTGGAGTTATCTAACCCCAGTCATCCGCTATTAAGAAAGATGCTGCTGGAAGTGCCGGGCACTTATCACCACAGTATTATGGTGGGCAATCTGGCAGAAGCCGCCACCGAAGCGGTGGGTGGTGACAGTCTGTTGGTGCGGGTGGGAGCACTGTACCATGATATTGGCAAAATTAAGAGACCCTACTTTTTTATTGAAAACCAAATGTCCGGTGATAACCCCCACGATAAAATTGCCCCCAACCTGTCAACATTGATATTGACTTCCCACGTTAAGGATGGGGGAGATATGGCTAGAGAACATAAACTACCGCAACGGGTGATTGATATCATTGAGCAGCATCATGGTACCACTTTGGCTCGGTTCTTTTATAATAAAGCCCTCGAAGGGGAACATGCCGAAACCATTAAAGAAGATGATTTCCGCTATGACGGTCCCAAACCACAGACCAAAGAGGCGGCCATAGTGATGCTGGCAGATTCGGTGGAGGCGGCGGTGCGGGCGCAAAACAATCCCACCTCTGGTCAAATAGAGGGTCTGGTGAGAAAGTTAATTAAAGGTAAATTAATGGACGAGCAGTTGGACGAGTGTGATTTAACCCTTAAAGACCTAGATAAAATCGGCAATGCCTTTTTAAAGGTTTTATCAGGCATGTATCATTCCAGAATTGAGTATCCAGATATTAAAGAGATGGAGAGGAGAAAGTCTCGCCGTGCCAATAATCGTAAATAA
- the yqfC gene encoding sporulation protein YqfC, producing the protein MAWQKLKKQLKRQVSDFLEIPSDVMLDLPKVVLVGNLQVFIENHRGIVEYTPEIVKVIVGEGEIEITGEGLSLRNMTADEIMVEGKIDNLKLLNE; encoded by the coding sequence ATGGCCTGGCAAAAGCTAAAAAAACAACTTAAAAGACAGGTTTCAGATTTTTTAGAAATTCCCAGTGACGTCATGCTGGATCTACCCAAGGTGGTGCTGGTGGGAAATTTGCAGGTGTTTATAGAAAATCACCGGGGCATCGTTGAGTATACACCGGAAATAGTCAAGGTTATAGTGGGGGAAGGAGAAATTGAAATCACTGGTGAGGGTTTATCTTTGCGCAACATGACAGCCGATGAAATTATGGTGGAAGGAAAAATTGACAATCTAAAGCTGTTAAATGAATAA
- the mgtE gene encoding magnesium transporter, with product MNKETRGQQILDCLAQNSMLKLRQCLEELHAADIAEFLPQLPLPQRIKILRLVEHSKAAAILFELDRDLLPPLLEGLGPKRTADIMSQMFTDDAADLLGELPEEQQNKLLGLMKAAEAEDIRDLLSYDVDTAGGLMATEYVDVRKDFTANQAIERLRRIAPGAETVYYVYVTNDDEQLVGVISLRELIIADPEEKIENIMRTQVVSVHVRTDQEEVAKLVSKYDMLAVPVVNNDKQLLGIITFDDIIDVIEEEATEDMMRLAGNIEPEGQDLESSFWRRAGNRLPWLIGLLFGELVAGNVIHGFSATLEHITALAFFITAMAGGPGNAATQSLTVVVRGLATGQIDKSKIWSVVWKETQVGILVGLTCGLTLAVMAYIWQGSPTLGLVVGLSMTFSITTATVLGSLVPVVISRLGVDPAMASGPFIATLMDITSMMIYFGLATMFLI from the coding sequence ATGAACAAAGAAACTAGAGGGCAACAAATTCTGGACTGCTTAGCTCAAAATTCGATGCTAAAGTTGCGTCAATGCTTAGAAGAACTACACGCAGCCGATATTGCAGAATTTTTGCCGCAATTACCTCTCCCCCAGCGCATCAAAATATTGCGTCTGGTAGAGCACAGCAAAGCTGCTGCCATTCTTTTTGAATTGGACAGAGACCTATTACCTCCTCTACTTGAAGGTTTAGGCCCCAAGCGCACGGCAGATATCATGTCACAAATGTTTACAGACGATGCTGCCGACTTATTAGGTGAACTGCCGGAAGAACAGCAGAATAAACTGCTGGGTTTGATGAAAGCTGCAGAGGCAGAAGATATTCGTGATCTACTTAGTTATGATGTAGATACCGCCGGTGGCTTGATGGCCACAGAATATGTTGATGTGCGCAAAGACTTTACTGCTAACCAGGCCATTGAACGATTGCGCCGCATTGCCCCAGGTGCCGAGACTGTTTACTATGTTTACGTCACCAATGACGATGAACAGTTGGTGGGAGTGATTTCCCTCAGGGAATTAATTATTGCCGACCCAGAAGAAAAGATTGAAAACATCATGCGCACTCAAGTGGTGAGTGTTCATGTGCGCACCGACCAAGAGGAAGTAGCTAAACTGGTATCAAAATATGACATGTTGGCAGTACCTGTGGTCAATAACGACAAGCAACTATTAGGGATTATTACCTTTGACGATATTATTGACGTTATTGAAGAAGAAGCCACCGAAGACATGATGCGGTTAGCCGGTAACATCGAACCGGAAGGGCAAGACTTAGAAAGCAGCTTTTGGCGCCGGGCAGGCAACAGGTTGCCATGGTTAATTGGTTTGCTGTTTGGCGAACTGGTGGCGGGCAACGTCATCCACGGCTTTTCTGCCACATTGGAACACATCACCGCCTTGGCCTTTTTCATTACCGCCATGGCCGGTGGACCTGGTAATGCTGCCACCCAATCGCTAACAGTGGTGGTGCGGGGTCTAGCAACTGGTCAAATTGATAAAAGCAAAATTTGGTCAGTGGTCTGGAAAGAAACCCAAGTGGGAATATTAGTGGGATTAACCTGTGGTTTAACGCTAGCAGTGATGGCCTACATTTGGCAGGGTTCGCCAACGTTAGGTTTGGTGGTGGGCTTATCCATGACCTTCTCCATCACCACCGCCACCGTATTGGGTAGCCTGGTACCGGTGGTCATTAGCCGCCTTGGAGTAGATCCGGCCATGGCCTCGGGCCCATTTATTGCTACTTTAATGGATATTACCAGTATGATGATCTACTTTGGCTTGGCCACGATGTTTTTGATTTAA
- the ybeY gene encoding rRNA maturation RNase YbeY, whose product MPIIVNNMQTNIPVQSAWENTVDQVITKALELHQRVNSEVSVTFVDDQYIHQLNRDYRGVDRPTDVLSFAMDEGEEMPAAPEEVHMLGDVIISLETAQRQAKEYGHTFERELAFLAVHGALHLLGYDHQTEEETNVMRSKEESILTELGINR is encoded by the coding sequence GTGCCAATAATCGTAAATAATATGCAGACAAATATTCCTGTGCAATCAGCTTGGGAAAACACTGTCGATCAAGTGATTACCAAAGCGCTGGAACTGCATCAGCGTGTAAACAGTGAAGTGAGCGTCACCTTTGTGGATGACCAGTACATCCACCAATTAAATCGTGATTATCGGGGAGTGGACAGACCCACCGATGTGCTGTCCTTTGCCATGGATGAAGGAGAAGAAATGCCTGCCGCGCCAGAAGAAGTGCATATGCTGGGGGATGTGATTATTTCTTTGGAAACCGCCCAAAGGCAGGCTAAAGAGTATGGTCATACCTTCGAGCGGGAACTGGCATTTTTAGCAGTACACGGGGCACTACACCTGTTGGGTTATGACCATCAAACCGAAGAGGAAACCAATGTGATGCGTTCCAAGGAAGAGAGCATCTTAACGGAATTGGGTATTAATAGGTAA
- a CDS encoding PhoH family protein, giving the protein MADSGEIRITLEDIRLAAEIFGRNDENLAYIEKTLAVKIVARGDELLINGDPQAVDEAAQLIKQLKEYIATGNHITRHEIRYALSLVRAQGSEKLADLAHDVVVMTARGRQIKPRSQGQKQYVNAIKSHDIVFGIGPAGSGKTYLAVALAVAALRNKTVSRIVLTRPAVEAGEKLGFLPGDLQEKVDPYLRPIYDSLYDVLGNENTQKYLERGIIEIAPLAYMRGRTLEECFIILDEAQNTTPEQMKMFLTRLGMGSKAVITGDITQVDLPRGQKSGLIDVSEKLNNVEGLAFHYMTGADIVRHPLVAEIVKAYELAGKANDSRE; this is encoded by the coding sequence TTGGCAGACAGTGGTGAAATAAGAATAACACTGGAAGATATCAGGCTGGCCGCTGAAATATTTGGTCGGAATGATGAAAATCTAGCTTACATTGAAAAAACATTAGCAGTAAAAATTGTGGCCCGGGGTGATGAGTTATTGATTAACGGTGATCCCCAAGCGGTTGATGAAGCAGCACAACTCATCAAGCAGTTAAAAGAATATATTGCTACCGGCAACCACATTACCAGGCATGAAATTAGGTATGCCCTCAGCCTGGTGCGGGCCCAGGGCAGTGAAAAACTGGCTGACTTGGCCCATGATGTAGTGGTGATGACTGCCCGGGGTAGACAGATAAAACCGCGATCCCAGGGACAAAAGCAATATGTCAATGCCATCAAGAGTCATGACATTGTCTTTGGTATTGGCCCCGCTGGCTCTGGTAAGACCTATTTAGCGGTGGCCCTGGCGGTGGCTGCGTTGAGAAATAAAACGGTATCCCGCATTGTTTTAACTAGGCCGGCGGTGGAAGCAGGAGAAAAATTAGGTTTTTTACCCGGTGATTTGCAGGAAAAGGTTGATCCCTACCTGCGACCCATTTATGACAGTTTGTATGACGTTTTAGGCAATGAAAATACTCAAAAATATTTAGAACGGGGCATTATTGAAATTGCCCCTTTAGCCTATATGAGAGGGCGCACTTTGGAAGAATGTTTTATTATTTTAGATGAAGCCCAAAACACCACCCCAGAGCAAATGAAAATGTTTTTAACCCGCCTGGGTATGGGCTCAAAAGCAGTGATTACCGGGGATATCACCCAGGTGGATTTACCCCGGGGACAGAAGTCTGGCTTAATTGACGTCAGCGAAAAACTGAATAACGTTGAGGGATTAGCTTTCCATTACATGACTGGTGCAGACATAGTACGCCACCCCCTGGTAGCAGAAATAGTCAAGGCATACGAGTTGGCGGGAAAGGCCAATGACAGTAGGGAGTGA
- a CDS encoding diguanylate cyclase, producing MSSYNIKKNKQLRTLSIGRGIDICKRYENIFIDMLDSINEAFCYIDTKWKLIFANSATEKYLAVPKDQLLGDNVWKFFSKNFSLDFQERLKKAATEKNSLQFEEYYPPLNNWYEVRVYSCRYGLAVYFNDITERKRNDEYIRYLAFHDSLTGIPNRVLLQDRLENAIARAKRNNEVLAVMYLDLDNFKQVNNTLGHHAGDFVLQNVAKRLTNCLREGDTVARMGGDEFIILLPNIETKDNVALVANRIIETMQQPLDLNRQEFYVTTSIGISNYPDDSRKRQELLIMADTALYRAKKAGKNNFKFYNPCNHQSK from the coding sequence ATGTCTAGCTATAATATCAAAAAGAACAAACAATTAAGAACCCTATCTATTGGTAGAGGTATTGATATTTGTAAACGCTATGAAAACATATTTATCGATATGTTAGACAGCATTAACGAAGCCTTTTGTTATATAGATACAAAGTGGAAATTAATATTTGCCAATTCCGCAACAGAGAAATATTTAGCAGTGCCTAAAGATCAACTACTGGGTGATAACGTTTGGAAATTTTTTAGTAAAAATTTTAGTTTGGATTTTCAAGAGAGGCTAAAAAAAGCGGCCACCGAAAAAAACAGCTTACAGTTTGAAGAATACTACCCGCCACTGAACAATTGGTATGAAGTGCGGGTTTACTCATGCCGCTATGGATTAGCAGTATACTTTAACGATATTACCGAGCGCAAAAGAAATGATGAGTACATAAGGTATTTAGCCTTTCATGATTCCCTCACCGGCATACCCAATCGCGTTCTGTTACAAGACCGTCTGGAGAACGCCATCGCCAGGGCTAAAAGAAACAATGAGGTACTGGCGGTAATGTATTTGGATCTGGATAATTTCAAACAGGTTAACAACACCTTAGGCCACCATGCCGGCGACTTTGTGCTGCAGAATGTGGCCAAAAGATTAACTAATTGTTTAAGGGAAGGGGATACCGTTGCCCGGATGGGTGGAGATGAGTTTATTATCTTACTGCCCAACATTGAAACTAAAGATAACGTCGCCTTAGTGGCCAATAGAATTATTGAAACTATGCAACAACCATTGGACTTAAATAGACAGGAGTTTTATGTGACCACCAGCATTGGCATTAGCAATTACCCTGATGACTCCAGAAAGCGCCAAGAACTTTTAATAATGGCTGACACAGCGCTATATCGTGCTAAAAAAGCCGGCAAAAACAACTTTAAATTCTATAACCCCTGTAATCACCAAAGTAAATAA
- the floA gene encoding flotillin-like protein FloA (flotillin-like protein involved in membrane lipid rafts), whose amino-acid sequence MAELISSLIFLGLILLAVVTVFSFIPVGLWISALAAGVKIGLITLIGMRLRRVPPARIINPLVKADKAGVQVTVNQLEAHYLAGGNVDRVVNALIAAERAAIDLPFERAAAIDLAGRDVFEAVQMSVNPKVIETPLISAVAKDGIEVKVIARVTVRANIDRLVGGAGEETVLARVGEGCVSTVGSMENHKEVLENPDSISHTVLNKGLDAGTAFEILSIDIADVDVGRNIGAQLQTDQAEADKKIAQAKAEERRAMAVAKEQEMRAMVEEMRAKVVEAEAQVPLGIAQALQAGNLGVMDYYNMQNVIADTEMRVGFGNIGGQKTKDGSYSTPTSTEKRNE is encoded by the coding sequence ATGGCAGAACTTATTTCATCGTTGATTTTTCTAGGCCTAATTCTATTGGCTGTGGTGACAGTGTTCAGCTTTATTCCGGTGGGCCTGTGGATATCCGCTTTGGCTGCTGGGGTGAAAATTGGTTTAATTACTTTGATTGGCATGCGCTTAAGACGGGTGCCTCCGGCTAGAATTATCAATCCATTGGTTAAGGCTGATAAAGCCGGAGTTCAAGTGACAGTAAACCAATTGGAAGCCCATTATCTGGCCGGTGGTAACGTCGATCGGGTGGTAAATGCACTGATTGCCGCAGAACGGGCGGCTATCGATTTACCCTTTGAACGGGCAGCGGCCATTGATTTAGCTGGTAGAGACGTGTTTGAGGCGGTACAAATGAGTGTTAATCCCAAAGTAATAGAGACTCCTTTGATATCGGCAGTGGCTAAGGATGGCATTGAGGTGAAAGTAATCGCCAGAGTGACAGTGCGGGCCAACATCGACCGATTGGTGGGTGGCGCTGGGGAAGAAACAGTGCTGGCCCGGGTTGGCGAAGGTTGTGTATCCACGGTGGGTTCGATGGAAAACCACAAAGAAGTGTTGGAAAACCCAGATTCCATCTCCCACACTGTCTTAAACAAAGGTTTAGATGCAGGAACCGCTTTTGAAATCCTATCCATTGATATTGCCGATGTGGATGTTGGTCGTAACATTGGTGCTCAACTGCAAACGGACCAAGCGGAAGCAGATAAAAAGATCGCCCAAGCCAAGGCGGAAGAACGGCGCGCCATGGCAGTGGCCAAAGAGCAAGAGATGCGAGCAATGGTAGAAGAAATGCGGGCCAAAGTGGTGGAAGCAGAAGCCCAAGTGCCGCTGGGTATTGCCCAGGCGCTGCAGGCAGGCAACCTGGGCGTAATGGACTACTACAACATGCAAAACGTGATTGCCGATACCGAAATGAGAGTAGGTTTTGGTAACATTGGTGGCCAAAAAACTAAAGACGGTAGCTATAGCACACCAACTTCCACTGAAAAAAGAAACGAGTAG
- a CDS encoding DUF5305 family protein — MSIFKKHGTRFVALDKKIDSSYYNYNQVSSIEDLVKIADDRERPITYQYSANIQINEENAIHSLNETHYIISIDTENDQFEPDVMYNAYLYDIDTKETIIGPINFTVEIANGTSGHSHKE; from the coding sequence ATAAGCATTTTTAAAAAACATGGCACCCGTTTTGTGGCCCTAGATAAAAAGATAGACTCTTCATATTACAACTATAATCAGGTTAGTTCCATTGAGGACCTGGTAAAAATAGCTGATGATAGAGAAAGGCCAATTACGTACCAGTACAGTGCTAATATTCAAATCAACGAGGAGAATGCTATCCATAGCTTAAATGAAACCCATTACATAATTAGCATTGACACAGAGAACGATCAGTTTGAACCCGATGTAATGTACAATGCCTACTTGTATGATATTGATACAAAAGAAACAATAATTGGGCCCATTAATTTTACAGTGGAAATCGCCAACGGAACCAGCGGCCACAGCCATAAAGAGTAA